In bacterium, the genomic stretch TGGTATTCTCAAACTCAATGACGTTGGTGAGCTTCTCTTCCGCCAGTTCTTTTTTCTTTTCGCGGGCTTCCTCGGTCAGAGCTTTATTCTGGGCCTCGGAACGTAGAGCTTCGAATTCCTGTTTTAATTTTTTGTGCTGTGCCATCAGTTTGTCGCGTTCCGCGGTAAAATCGTCAAGCTGTTGCTGAATATGCGCTTCAGCCAGTTCGGTCTTGTAATACTCCTTGAGAATCCGGGCCGTATCCACTACAGCAATTTTCAAATCCGCCGCCCCGGCAATTCCCGTCACAAGTCCCACCACTGCCAATCCAACCATCATTCGCTTATTCATGAACAACTCCTTAGCTATTAAAACCCGTACCCGATCGAAAAACTCCAATTTTCTGTTCGTGATCGTGGATCATCCTTATTCACCGGCCAGGCGTAATCAAACCGCATAGGGAAACCGGGTATATCCAGCCTCAAGCCTAACCCGACACCCGCAGCGTACTGGCCGAAATCAAATTCGTAGGGATCATACCACACATTACCGATGTCATAAAAGGTGGCAAATCTGAATTTCGGAATCCCCGGGACAGGCACCGTATACTCCGCACTGGCGATGGCCAAACTCTGCCCACCCGGGGTGCGCACATCAGGAGATCCGTCTGCACGAACCGCCTTGGGCCCTACCCAGCGATAGCGGAAACCTCTGATCGTTCTGGCCCCACCTGCAAACAGGCGTTCGGAAAGGGGTACTGCTTCCTGATCCCCATAAACATCCACAACTTCGGCACGACCACGGAAACTCAACACATGCTTCCACCAAAGCGGGATATACAACTGACCGCCGGCCTCCAAATCATAAATTTCCGTATCAAACCCCAACGGCCCACCCATAAGAGTTCCCTGGGCATAGAGTTTCGAGCCACGGGTCGGCACAAAGAAATTATCGCGCGTATCCCTCGTCCA encodes the following:
- a CDS encoding OmpH family outer membrane protein, whose amino-acid sequence is MNKRMMVGLAVVGLVTGIAGAADLKIAVVDTARILKEYYKTELAEAHIQQQLDDFTAERDKLMAQHKKLKQEFEALRSEAQNKALTEEAREKKKELAEEKLTNVIEFENTIRDKAASRKKELEGEGRKIQGELAKSIKAAITICSQKGNFTLVLADGGLLGNGLESVLYADPKMDITDDVLKILNADKTAAKESTP
- a CDS encoding BamA/TamA family outer membrane protein — encoded protein: WGPNRLDFKYRLEQVQTKDTADTNAYVVVDSDGDTNVVYFSDPRRIASSVSSTWTRDTRDNFFVPTRGSKLYAQGTLMGGPLGFDTEIYDLEAGGQLYIPLWWKHVLSFRGRAEVVDVYGDQEAVPLSERLFAGGARTIRGFRYRWVGPKAVRADGSPDVRTPGGQSLAIASAEYTVPVPGIPKFRFATFYDIGNVWYDPYEFDFGQYAAGVGLGLRLDIPGFPMRFDYAWPVNKDDPRSRTENWSFSIGYGF